Part of the Companilactobacillus zhachilii genome is shown below.
CCAGGAATTTCAACATCTTCTTCAAGATACATCTTCCAGATGATTGTACTTACACAGCCAAGTGGTTCTGCACGGTAATACAATGGCAAGCTTGTTTCAAAGTTAGCAATTCTGTGATGATCAACGACGTGTGTTACTTCAACATCATCAATGTCACTAACACTTTGTTGTCTTTCGTTGTGGTCAACTAGCATAACTTTCTTAACTTCACCGTTAATAGCGGAAATAATACGTGGATATTTAACGTTGAAATGGTCATAAACAAATTTTGTTTCTAGGTTTGGTTCACCCAAAGCAACAGCTTCTGTGTTGTAACCTAGTTGATTTTGTAAATATGAATAAGCGATGGCTGCTGAAACAGCATCTGTATCAGGATTTTTGTGTCCGAAAACTAATTCTTTTTCCTTTGGCATGTGTACAATACCCCTTTGATAATTTTTAAATTTATCTTGAAGACTTAAGACGGTCAATATATCCCGCCTTATCTAAGAAATTATCCCATTCATTTAAGAATTCTTGAATACGTGGAATCTTTTCCTTATCCTCTCGATATACAAATGATAAATCACTTGATATGGCTGGTTCAAGTGGTGTTTGATAAAGTTTAAACATTGATTGATGTGCAATGCAAAAACTTAGCGGTAAAACCGTATAAACGTCGTCTGATTCCTGTGCAAATTTTAAGAGTTGGTATGGTGAAGAAAATCTTGCCACAACGTCAGGTGAATCAATTAAAGCATCCCTGAAACGTTCTCTAATCAGTTCTGAGAAATAGTAAGTCTTTAAGTAAGTTGCCCAGGGCTTACTAATAGCATCCTTATAACCAACTGACTTCTTCTTACTAATTTTCTCATTATTATGAATCAACATAATATTATCGCTGATAATCTTTTTAGATTTGTATATTTTCCAACTCTTAATATTTTTATCAGGCAAGTACATAATAGCTAAATCAATTTGATTATTTTGAATATTATCCCAGAGTTCCTTACGAGTTAAGAGATTTAGATCGATTACCACGTTAGGATTAATCCGATTATATTCAACAATAAAATCTTCGAGCACAATTGATTCCGCCGTTGACAACAAACCAATACTAATTGTACCGCTCTTTTCTGACGATTCTTGTTGAATCCGATCAGTCACATTGTTAATTAAGTCAAACATCTGGTGTGTGGCCTTAAGCAATGATGTTCCAGCGTCAGTTAAATAGATTTTTTTGCTGACACTATAAAACAGTGGTGCTCCGACAACACGTTCAATTTTCTTAATTTGTTGCGTTAATGCAGGTTGCGTAATTCCTAATAATTGAGCCGTCTTTGTATAGCTCATATTTTTAGTTAACTCATCAAAATAATTTAAAGCTTTGGAGCTAAAGACCCTTCGTGATTTTTCGTCCAACAATAAAAGAATCCTCCTAAATATTTATGAAAGTAAAAAATAATGTATTCAATAAGTTAATAATACTATATAAAGATAAACAATGGTGTTTATATCATTATTTTTCTGGAATTTCTTTCACAAATCTGACTGGATTACCATCAGTCTCTGGATCCATCACGAATGAACCATTTGAATAACGATCTGTACTTTGATGACTTGCTCGATCAATCTCAATTTCTTTATTTGTATCCGTAACAATTGTAATATCCATATTATTTGCAATATTTGTAACTAAAGCGATGCGGTGTGGTTGACGTTTTAACTCACGCAAAGTCAAAACCCCACGACGGGCTCGGCTAGTTACAGGTATTTCTGATAGTTTCATTTGCTTGTAAGAACCACGTTGAGTCAAGACGACTATCTTGTCATTTTCATCAGTCGCAATAAAGTAGCCTGCTAATTCATCATCATCTTTAAGACTGACAAACTTAACACCCATGGCCTTACCACTAACAACTGGTACTTCAGTAATTGGAAAAGCTGAAGCATAAGAATGTTTGGTAAAGACGTAAACCAAGCTCTTGGCATCAGCCGGAACATAATAAACGTCCATTACACGTGCGGTGGCAGTTTTGAGCTTACAATACTTCGAAGCACGAGATTTATAAGTTCTTCCCGGTAAGAGGTCACTAAATGCCACTTGTTTAATATAGTTCTCAGTAGTTGCGGCTAAGAAATTACCGGTCTCTTTTAAGTCTTTGAAAACAAAAGCCTTCAAAATGGATTCGTCAGCATCCAAACCAATCTCTTGTGACAGATGCGAACCCATGTCTTTCCAGCGACTATCGTCAATTTCAAAAATTTGACGATAAATTAGATTTCCTTTATCGGTGAAGATAAAGGCATGATCTAAAGTATTAACATTTTGGTCAATGATTGGATAATCTTCATTCTTAAGACCATTGTCATCCCCAGTAGAGGCTTGATAAGAACGCAAACTACTACGTTTAACATAACCATCATGGCTGACAAGCAAACGAACTTCTTCACTGGCAACCATTACACTCGTATCGACTTCAATTTCTTCAACCTTAGCTTCAATCTTGGTACGACGATTATCAGCATAGTTTTTACGAACCTCGAGTAATTCCTTCTTGATAACATTCATCAAGGTTGGGTGATCATCAATAATCTTATTCAAGCTTGTAATTTGAGTCTTTAAAGCTTTATCTTCTTTTTCTAATTCCGTTACATCGGTATT
Proteins encoded:
- a CDS encoding LysR substrate-binding domain-containing protein; translation: MDEKSRRVFSSKALNYFDELTKNMSYTKTAQLLGITQPALTQQIKKIERVVGAPLFYSVSKKIYLTDAGTSLLKATHQMFDLINNVTDRIQQESSEKSGTISIGLLSTAESIVLEDFIVEYNRINPNVVIDLNLLTRKELWDNIQNNQIDLAIMYLPDKNIKSWKIYKSKKIISDNIMLIHNNEKISKKKSVGYKDAISKPWATYLKTYYFSELIRERFRDALIDSPDVVARFSSPYQLLKFAQESDDVYTVLPLSFCIAHQSMFKLYQTPLEPAISSDLSFVYREDKEKIPRIQEFLNEWDNFLDKAGYIDRLKSSR